One region of Miscanthus floridulus cultivar M001 chromosome 19, ASM1932011v1, whole genome shotgun sequence genomic DNA includes:
- the LOC136529515 gene encoding protein SRG1-like: MADDQPAWKIPPIVQELAAGVQEPPSRYVVGGQDRPAVAVAAMPEPIPIVDLSRLSSTDDGADEAAKLLSALQNWGLFLAVGHGMDPGFLAEMMGVTRGFFNLPLDEKQKYSNLANGKEFRNEGYGNDVVLSEDQVLDWCDRLYLIVEPESRIVRSLWPAQPPAFCDVLREYTARCREIAGVVLASVARLLGLHEGRFVSMMSEGVAMTHARFNYYPRCPEPDRVFGLRPHSDASVITVVLIDDAVSGLQVQKPNDGGWYDVPIVPNALLVNVGDVTEIMSDGLFRSPVHRAVTNAESDRVSLAMFYTLDPEKEMEPLPELVDDKRPRRYRKTTTKDYLAVLFERFTRGERALDTVKIDLNDD; this comes from the exons ATGGCCGACGACCAACCAGCATGGAAGATACCGCCGATCGTTCAGGAGCTGGCCGCCGGCGTGCAGGAGCCACCGAGCCGGTACGTGGTTGGCGGGCAAGATCGTCCAGCCGTGGCCGTTGCCGCCATGCCCGAGCCCATTCCCATCGTTGACCTCAGCCGGCTGTCCTCTACCGACGACGGCGCCGACGAGGCCGCCAAGCTCCTGTCCGCCCTGCAGAACTGGGGCCTCTTCCTG GCAGTCGGGCATGGAATGGATCCAGGATTTCTAGCCGAGATGATGGGAGTGACGAGGGGATTCTTCAACCTCCCGCTCGACGAGAAGCAGAAGTACTCCAACCTGGCGAACGGCAAGGAGTTCAGGAACGAAGGGTATGGCAACGACGTGGTGCTGTCGGAGGACCAGGTCCTAGACTGGTGCGACAGGCTGTACCTCATCGTGGAGCCGGAGTCCCGGATCGTCCGGAGCCTCTGGCCGGCGCAGCCCCCTGCCTTCTGCGACGTCCTTCGCGAGTACACCGCCAGGTGCCGGGAGATCGCCGGCGTCGTGCTAGCCAGCGTCGCCAGGCTGCTGGGCCTGCACGAGGGCCGCTTCGTCAGCATGATGAGCGAGGGCGTCGCCATGACGCACGCCAGGTTCAACTACTACCCGCGATGCCCCGAGCCGGACCGCGTCTTCGGCCTGAGACCCCACTCCGACGCCTCCGTGATCACCGTCGTCCTCATCGACGACGCCGTCAGCGGGCTCCAGGTGCAGAAGCCCAACGACGGCGGATGGTACGACGTGCCCATCGTTCCCAACGCGTTGCTCGTCAACGTTGGGGACGTAACAGAG ATCATGAGCGACGGCTTGTTCAGGAGCCCCGTGCACCGCGCGGTGACAAACGCCGAGAGCGACcgggtgtcgctggcgatgttctaCACGTTGGACCCGGAGAAAGAGATGGAGCCGCTGCCGGAGCTGGTGGACGACAAGAGGCCGAGGCGGTACAGGAAGACGACGACCAAGGATTATCTGGCGGTGCTGTTCGAGAGGTTCACCAGAGGGGAACGAGCCTTGGACACGGTGAAGATCGACCTCAACGACGACTGA
- the LOC136527199 gene encoding LIMR family protein Os06g0128200-like, with protein MGDFNVALVIVAAVVSVLVLLVSVYLLVNYQHPDDANQAYFPKLVVVLGLTVAVLSILMLPADVANRQACRKAVYNGACNLTLPMKTLWLVVYIVDAVLVFLVIPFAMFYYEGDQDKSVGKRLRTALMWVVASAVVCGLVLGILYGLVGKVDFTVRHLSSTVQTFPNSFSGLSSGQPCFSQLPRVCAASTAPANSQTTWTMRATFPEYVVALTTIVGSVLFTIFGGVGIACLPLGLIFSFIRRPKAVITRSQYIKEATELGKKARELKKAAEALHQEERSGNKGRKWRKNVKALEKELLLLEDDMKALEEMYPQGEKAEATWAFTVLGYIGKLIFGVVGLIVSIAWVAHIVIYLLIDPPLSSFLNEVFIKLDGVWGLLGTAAFAFFCFYLLIAVIAGEMMLGLKLVFITIHPMKWGGTLMNSFLFNVGLILLCSISVIQFCATAFAYYAQATAAQEIFGHTLQSLRGIKYLYKYNVFQYGFVALAILTLFYYAIFGWRKRKPTGRFQLSN; from the exons ATGGGGGACTTCAACGTGGCGCTGGTGATCGTGGCGGCGGTGGTGAGCGTGCTGGTGCTGCTCGTCAGCGTCTACCTGCTCGTCAACTACCAGCACCCCGACGACGCCAACCAGGCCTACTTCCCCAAGCTCGTCGTCGTGCTCGGCCTCACCGTCGCCGTCCTCTCCATCCTCATGCTCCCCGCCGACGTCGCCAACCGCCAGGCCTGCCGCAAGGCCGTCTACAACGGGGCTTGCAACCTCACGCTCCCCATGAAGACGCTCTGGCTCGTCGTCTACATCGTCGACGCAGTCCTCGTCTTCCTCGTCATACCCTTCGCCATGTTCTACTACGAGGGCGACCAGGACAA GTCCGTCGGGAAGAGGCTCAGGACCGCTCTCATGTGGGTCGTCGCGTCCGCGGTGGTGTGCGGCCTCGTCCTCGGCATCCTATACG GACTTGTTGGTAAAGTGGACTTCACTGTCAGGCACCTATCTTCAACGGTCCAGACATTTCCAAACTCATTTTCTGGACTCTCAAGTGGCCAGCCTTGCTTTAGTCAATTGCCTCGTGTG TGTGCGGCTTCTACTGCACCGGCTAACTCGCAAACAACTTGGACAATGCGTGCTACCTTCCCTGAATATGTGGTTGCTCTTACTACAATCGTTGGATCTGTGCTTTTCACG ATATTTGGTGGTGTCGGAATTGCCTGCCTTCCATTGGGACTTATATTCTCATTTATCCGGCGTCCAAAAGCTGTAATTACACGCTCACAATATATAAAG GAAGCAACTGAATTGGGAAAGAAGGCCAGGGAGTTGAAAAAAGCGGCTGAAgctcttcaccaagaagaaagaagtgGGAACAAGGGCCGGAAATGGCGCAAAAACGTGAAGGCTTTAGAAAAG GAGTTATTACTTCTGGAAGATGACATGAAGGCTCTAGAAGAGATGTATCCTCAAGGAGAAAAG GCTGAGGCTACTTGGGCATTCACAGTCCTTGGGTACATTGGAAAACTTATATTCGGTGTTGTTGG GTTAATTGTTTCAATAGCTTGGGTTGCACATATCGTCATATACTTGTTGATTGATCCTCCTCTATCTTCTTTCCTGAATGAAGTCTTCATAAAGTTGGATGGTGTTTGGG GTCTCCTTGGGACTGCTGCTTTCGCGTTCTTCTGCTTCTATCTCCTTATTGCAGTGATTGCTGGGGAGATGATGCTTGGTTTGAAACTTGTTTTCATCACAATTCACCCGATGAA ATGGGGAGGCACTTTAATGAACTCCTTCCTGTTTAATGTTGGGCTCATACTACTTTGCTCCATCAG TGTGATTCAGTTCTGTGCCACGGCTTTTGCCTACTATGCACAAGCAACTGCTGCTCAAGAGATCTTTGGCCACACATTGCAATCCCTTCGTGGAATTAAGTATCTTTACAA GTACAATGTTTTCCAGTATGGCTTTGTTGCTCTTGCCATCCTTACACTCTTCTACTATGCTATATTT GGATGGAGAAAGAGGAAACCAACAGGAAGGTTCCAGCTCTCAAATTGA